From the Hevea brasiliensis isolate MT/VB/25A 57/8 chromosome 15, ASM3005281v1, whole genome shotgun sequence genome, one window contains:
- the LOC131173906 gene encoding uncharacterized protein LOC131173906, with product MVKKLKNQATVHKHSCLDSVMAELKWWMMRLIAHEDYELQLSDLGPVTGMAASEFAKESCKRKREVAQKVREMKEAAASAALTSRRDYVNPLHALCLPHPNGLLILVRQIT from the exons ATGGTGAAGAAGTTGAAAAATCAGGCTACCGTTCACAAACATTCATGTTTGGATTCGGTCATGGCTgaactgaagtggtggatgatgcggctgatcgcCCATGAGGATTACGAGCtacaactctctgacctcggtcCCGTGACTG gtatggcggcaAGTGAGTTTGCAAAAGAGAGCTGTAAGCGAAAAAGAGAGGTAGCTCAgaaagtacgggagatgaagGAAGCTGCAGCCTCTGCTGCTCTGACGTCGAGACGGGACtacgtaaatccactacatgccttgtgtcttcctcatccaaatgggttattgattctggtgcgacagatcacatga